GTTGGTTAACACAGTTAAAGGGGCAGGACTATTAATTGACCCTAAAAATGATGGTCAAATACTTTCTGCAATTGAGGCGCTGATCGCTTCAAAATCATATCTAAGCATATATCCCATTGGAATCGTTATTTGGTTTGCACAGAACAAAGACCCCAACAAACTTTTCCCCGGCACTACGTGGGAATACATTGGTGAGGACAAAACAATACGCTTAGCCGCTGCTAGCGGCAGCGATGTTATGTCAACTGGCGGCTCTGACTCAGTTACGCTGACTGTAGGTAATTTGCCAGCTCACGACCATACGTTCTCAGCTAATACCAGTAGTTTTGATTATGGTACGAAAACAACAAGTACATTCGACCACGGGACAAAGGGAACGACTGCGGCAGGAGCACACTATCACTCAATTGCGTTTTCGACAGACGATCGAGGCGGTGCAGGTTTTGGGGGCGGACCACCAAACGGGGCATACGGTAGGACTGGTG
The sequence above is drawn from the Serratia symbiotica genome and encodes:
- a CDS encoding phage baseplate protein; its protein translation is MQKIGDITTTADPQGEFTDGNVAQGVSPTILPAAWFNTMQRELVNTVKGAGLLIDPKNDGQILSAIEALIASKSYLSIYPIGIVIWFAQNKDPNKLFPGTTWEYIGEDKTIRLAAASGSDVMSTGGSDSVTLTVGNLPAHDHTFSANTSSFDYGTKTTSTFDHGTKGTTAAGAHYHSIAFSTDDRGGAGFGGGPPNGAYGRTGDVGDHIHQIAIGAHSHTVGIGAHSHSVSGTTATTGSGTAFTVANSFIKLMGWYRSE